Proteins from a single region of Aureibacter tunicatorum:
- a CDS encoding TIGR02757 family protein: MDTGFVEELLEEKFALYNRHDFIENDPISIPHRYNSCRQDIEITGFWASILAWGQRKTIIKKCHQLFEMMDHSPYEFIKHHSEEDLRPFLNFKHRTFNDVDTLYFISFLKHFYEQHDTLEDAFLLNENASDSNMEKNLIGFHDYFCGLDHFPSRTRKHIATPARKSACKRINMFLRWMVRDDEQGVDFGIWKRIETSKLVCPCDVHVDRVARKLGLISRKQTDWITAVELTENLKKFDPNDPVKYDFALFGLGVEGEL; the protein is encoded by the coding sequence ATGGACACTGGATTTGTGGAGGAGCTTTTGGAGGAAAAGTTCGCCTTGTATAATAGACATGACTTTATAGAGAATGACCCGATCAGCATACCGCATCGCTATAATTCTTGTCGTCAGGATATTGAAATTACAGGTTTTTGGGCTTCAATATTGGCTTGGGGACAGCGTAAAACGATCATCAAGAAATGCCATCAATTATTTGAAATGATGGATCATAGTCCTTATGAATTTATAAAGCATCATAGCGAAGAGGATTTAAGACCATTCTTGAATTTCAAGCATCGCACATTCAACGATGTGGATACTTTGTACTTCATTTCTTTCCTTAAACATTTCTATGAACAGCATGATACGCTTGAGGATGCATTTTTGTTAAATGAAAATGCTTCTGATTCGAACATGGAGAAAAACCTAATAGGCTTTCATGACTATTTTTGCGGTTTGGACCATTTCCCTTCCAGAACTCGCAAGCATATAGCTACTCCAGCGAGAAAGTCGGCTTGCAAGCGAATCAACATGTTTTTGAGGTGGATGGTCAGAGATGATGAGCAAGGTGTGGATTTTGGTATCTGGAAAAGAATAGAGACTTCCAAGTTGGTGTGTCCATGCGATGTGCATGTGGATCGCGTGGCGAGAAAGTTGGGCTTGATTAGTAGAAAGCAGACAGATTGGATAACGGCTGTTGAGTTGACGGAGAATTTGAAGAAATTTGATCCAAATGATCCCGTAAAGTATGATTTCGCTTTGTTTGGGTTGGGAGTCGAAGGGGAACTATAA